TTATCTGAAACCATCATGAGACCATTCATAGGTACTTGGGGGATAAGTACGTGCGGCTTTGGCACGATCCacggtgcattcatagcatttagtgACCGCAcaagcccatgaatattttggtgtgtgttagcccatcaatattttggtgaactgtcTTTCGGTCGATCTTTCTTCAAAACCTTTATTGGACCATCCATAGGTACCCGGGGCTTCGCCATGATCCACGGcgcatttatagcatttaggagaAGCACAAACgaaaattaagcaattttttttatttttttcgtgtgcgttagctcatgaatattttggttaaCTGACTTCTGattgatttttctttgaaacCATTATGGAAACTTCGATATGTACCCGAGGAATCAGTACGTATGACCTAGGCACGATCCACctacattcatagcatttaggcgccgcacaagcgaaattagataattttcttatttttccatgtgtgttagcccatgaacatttggtgaattagcttatgattgatttttcttcaaaatcattATGGTACCATCCGTAGGTACCCAAGAGATGAGTACGTGCGGCCTCCGCACGATCCACGatgtattcataacatttaggggtcGTACAAGCGGAATCAAGAGATTTTCTCATTtatttcgtatgtgttagcccgtGAATATTTTGGTCAACTGGCTTCAGGTTGATTATTCTCCAAAGCCATTATGAGAATATCCATAGGTATCCAGGGGATCAGAACGTTCGGCCTCGACACGATTTATGGtgcattcatagtatttaggaGTCGTACAAGCGAAATCAGGtgattttgttgtttttttcatgtgtgttagcccatgaatattttgatgaataaGCTTATGGACGATTTTTCTCTAAAActattatgggaccctccgtaggtaTCCGAAGGATTAGTATGTGCAGTCTCAACATGATCCACGACGcgtttatagcatttaggggctgtataaaaagaattaagagattttcttagtttttcgtgtgtgttagcccacaaatattgtGGTGAATGGCTTTCGGCTGATTTTTCTCTGAAACCATTATGAGACTCTCTGTAGGTATCCGGGAGATCAGTACATGCggcctcggcatgatccacgacacattcatagcatttagaggcctacaagcggaattagacgattttttcattttatcgtgtgtgttagcccatgaatattttggtgaactaggtTCTGATCGATTTTTCTTCGAAATCATTATTTGACCCTCTGTAGGCACCCGGGGGATCAGTACTGCagcctcggcatgatccacggtgcattcataacatttagggccgcacaagtggaattaagtgattttctcattttttttcttgagtgttggcccatgaatattttggtgaactggcttctaATCTATTGTTCTCTGAAACCATTATGGGATCCTCTGTAGGTACTCAGGGGATTAGTATGTGCGGCATCGACATGATCCACaacgcattcatagcatttaggggccgcacaagtggaattatgtgattttcttatttttttttcttgggtattagcccatgaatattttggctAACTGACTTCCGATCTGTTTTTCTCAAAAACCATTATGGTACCCTCTATAGGTACTCATGGGATTAGTAAGTGCGACATCGACACGATCCACAAagcattcataacatttaggggttgcacaagcggaattaggcgattttatcatttttttcgtGTATTattaacccattaaaattttagtgAACTGGCTTCCGATTAATTTTTCTTCGAATCCATTATAGGACCCTCTGTATGTACTCGGAGGATCAGTACGTGCAGTCTCATCATGATCCACaacgcattcatagcatttagggagcgcacaagcgaaattatgcgattttctcatttttttcgtgtgtgttagcctatgaatattttggtgaactagcttCCGATCAATTTTTCTCCAATTCTATTATGTGACCCTCCATACGTAGATTTGTACGTGTGGCCTGGCTACCATTCACGgagcattcatagcatttatagGTCTCACAAGCGAAATcaagcgattttctcattttgtcgTGTATGTTCACCcaagaatattttggtgaactggcttctgATCGATTTTTCTCCGAAACTATTTTGGAACCCTCCGTAGGTACTCGGGGGATCAATAGGTGTGGCATTGGCATGATCCACggcgcattcatagcatttaggggctgcACAAGCGAAATCagataattttcttattttttcgtgtgttaacccttgaatattttggtgaactgaattTCGATTGATTTTTCTACGAAATGTTATGAGACCCTCTGTAGGTACTTGGGGGATCTGTACGTGCTGCCTCGGTATGATCCATaacgcattcatagcatttaagggtAGCACGAATCAGgcgattttgtcatttttttcgtgtgtgttagcccacgaatattttggtgaatttgcTTCTGATTGATTTTTCTCCAAAATcgttatgggaccctccgtaggtaCCCGGAGATCAGTACGTGTGGCCTTGGCACAATCTacggtgcattcatagcatGTAGGGGCCGCACCAGCATAGTTAGGcgatttctcatttttttcatgtgtgttagcccacgaatattttggtgaactgccTTCTGGTCGATTTTTTGCtgaaaccattatgggaccTTCCGTAGGTAGCCCAGGGATCAGTATGTGCGGCCCTCAACACGATCCACGgtgcattcataacatttaggaaTCGCACAAATGAAATGAGGCgatttttttcatgtgttagcccttgattattttggtgaactggcttccaATCGATTTTTCTCCGAAACTGTTATGGGACCCTCTGTAGGTACCCGAGGGATTAGTGTTTTTCTCTGTTTTTGGTGAAcattagcctatgaatattctTTAAATATGTCTGTCCGAAACACTTTTGCTCCAAATTTGATAGGATCATCCGCAATTATCTAGTAAATGATATTTATAGATTTTATAGAAATTCATAACTTTTTTTTAGTGTTTAGGGCTTACAGAACAGGAATTTGgtgttttttttatgtttttcatGAGCTAATTAGCAGAtgaatattttgtaaatatgcatgtttgaaatttttttgttCCAAATTTGGTAGGACCATCTGTAATTACATAGTAAATGATATTTATAGCTTTTATAGAAATCCACTTCACTTTTTTAGTGTTTAGGGTCACAAAATAAGAACTTCgtgttttttttcattttttcgtACGcattagcctatgaatattctGTAAATATGTTtgtacaaacaacaacaaccataataataataagatctAACGGGAACTCATATTTAGAAGTGTAATTTACAGTTTTGATCTATTTATTAGATCCTAGTGCAACCTTCTGAAGTGAAACTTCTATTATTTTCCCCGTTCCATTTTATGTGCCatcctttcttttttagttCGTCCCAAAAAGAATATCATCTTACTATAATTAGAAACAATTTAACGTTAAAATTCTCTTTTTACCCCTAATGAAATGTTTTATATCCACAAAAATAtctagaaattattttaaaccacaagtttcaaaaatcttgtttttttcttaaatactaTGCAAGTCAGAGTGCCACATAAAATGAGGAATATATTTTTTGGTCTATATATGATGTCGACTACAATTTTGTGTTAAGAGTTTCTAAAATTTGGAGAGGAGAAAATATGTCACTTTGGTTTCAATCCAATAACCAAATTAGTGTAAAAAGGACAGTTCGGTGCACTAAATTCTTGCTATAAGCAAAATTCAGAGAAGAATTGGACCACAAAACCCTATTGTATGTAATCTTACCTTGCATTTATACAAGAGAGTGTTTCCACAGATCGTACtcgtgaatatatatatatatataagacaaCCTGATGCACTAAACTCCCACTATGTGAGAGGTCCGAGGAAGGACCGAACCACAAGGATCTATTGTAAATGGCCTTATCCTATATTTCTACTGGAGAGTGTTTCTACCGCTTGAACCCTTTGACAATAGCCAAACTAATATAAAAAGAGGCAATCCAGTACACTAAGCTCCCACTATGTGAGGAATTCGAGGAAGGACCGAACCACAAGAATTTATTATACGTTATCCTGCATTTCTGTGAGGGGGTGTTTCTACATCTCAGACCGTGACAATAGCCAAGCTAATGTAGCACAAAGGATTAGTTCAGACATTAACTTTATGGAACTAAGGTTATGTACAGGAACAAAGGAGCTGTTCTTTACATTGGATCTGTGGATGTGAATACATCAAAAGGAGTTCTTTCTGTATGTATAATGCAGAGAACAAActgtaaaagaaaaaagaagaggcAGCCCAGTTCACTAATCTCTACTATGCGATTGGTCCGTGGAATCATTTTAAATGTCATAATCTATGTCTGTCGCGTTTTGAGCATCAGAACGTCTGATCAGATGTCCTTGCTCGTCATATAGATCGAGGTTCTTGCAAGGGGCAGGGAAGATAGTCCCTATAACACGACCTTGAACGTAAGCACACTGGAATATATGCTTCTTCTTGTACGTTAACCCAACCGACATATCTCTGAAAGTAACGTTTCTCACCCAGATTTCTTTACTACCATGGATTTGAACAGGCACGCGAACTCCCTCACCATGGATTGTTGTGTAGCTTATGTTCTCCAGTAACGGGACAGCCTTGGGGTCAAAACTCTCGTCAGCATGTTCATTGTAATCGGTTTTGATGACGATTCCCACCCTAACATTCTCAAATGTCAAATTCTTGTATGTTATATCTCGAACGTATCCTCCTCTTCCAGGCGCTGTTTTGATGCGTACAGCACGTCTCGAGTTCCAGATAAAGAGGTTTTCCACAGTGACATTTGACACTCCACCAGACATCTCACTTCCTATTGATACACCAGCACTGCCATGTAGCTCAACCATAGTTAGTCCCTAGTTAAATattggcataatacatagaggCACATAAACTTGGTCTCAGCTAGCAAGTAAACACTCCAATTTTGAGAGTACACGtctagacacctcaacttgGTCTCACCTGGCAACTAAACACTTCAATTCGTCTCCACTGTGTCTCACTGACACCTGACACTTCAATTCGTCTCCACTGTGTCTCACGGACACCTGACACTGACGTGGGACAAAAATTGGAGATATCTAGatgatcattttgtaagttGGAGTATTCAATTGATATAGTGAAAAACGAGTTGAGGTGTCTATATGTGCATTCTCAAAGTTGGAGTGCTTACTTGCCAGCTGAGACCAAGTTTGAGTGTTAGTTCATATGTTAtgtcatcaatcaatcaactaaaCTACAGTCAAAAAATAGCTACTAAAACGATCATTGACCACTGCCTCTTCAAACTAACAAGCGGCTGACCAGCAGGCCAACCATCAATGCTCAACGAACATTTGCTCAAATGTAAGAAAAAAGGATTTGATTTCTTGACCATCTATAACACCCCCAAGATGCAATTGTTGTCAGAAACATCCATCGTGAAAAGAAATGTAAATGCACGTGCCTATATGGAGAACTCACCTGACATTGGAACGAATGACAAGGTTACGAATGAGTATATTCTTCGAAGGCCGTCCATATGCAATTCCATACTGATCCCATCCACTCTTTATCGCGATGCCATCATCACCAACGCTGATGTAACAGTTCTCTATCAACACATCTTCACAAGAATCTGCTCACTCCATTAAAACACATTAGAAGCTTATACTGAGTGGCTGGCAACAGTAAATAAGAAGTAAGAAAGTATGAATGGATATTAGTCTTTTAGAGTAATGTCAACATCACACATCGATTTCAGCAAAATCCTGTCcagaacttttttttttgtctaaaaAGGATCGCATATGACTGAAGAAATACAGCAAATTATTATGTCAAAACTTGAGCGAGCTGCTTGGccaacaacaatatacccagTGTAGTCCCCACAAGTGGAGTCTAGGGAAGGTAGGATGTAGGGAGGCTTTTTCTGATAGCCCCTCGACTcaaaagaaaagttttcaagcAGGGAAAACATGATAGCAAAATAGTAAGATACAAAGCAAATGAAACAACAAATAGTACCACATATCGTAGAATAAGAACCTAAGTGATTACTAACTACTACTAAGAAGAGGAGATGAGGCTAGTCACGAGCCACAACCATCAAGTGACATAAGTAATTTTCTGGTATATTTCCTTGCtcattattgatttgattaaaGAACCAGAAATCTATAAAACCAAAAATTCACAAAAGTTGAGTCTAAAATATCACTGTATTCATAGATGACCTACCCAGATCAGGGAAAAAGAACAACACaggtaaattaattttttagaaaCCCTCAACATAAGCTTACTAGCGCAAGATTCATTTATTAAGATAAACTGAACCCATCGAAGACTCACCTGGATCTATGCCATCAGTATTCGGAGCCCCAGCAATGGGTGCCAGGATTGTAACATTCCTAATTGTTACATTCTTGCAGTCGTATGGATGAAGTGTCCAAAAGGGTGAATCTTGTAAAGTTATATTTGAGATTAGTATGTCAGTAGACCACATGATCTGCACGAGCGGTCCTCTGGTATGGTTAAGAAGCTTCAGCCGGAATTTCTTCCACCATGCTTGACCCTGCCCATTAATGGTGCCATTATGCCCTGTTAATGGGAATACCATTTGCATAATTAGATCCAATAGTCATTCCTGTATGCTTTCACAACCATTCAGAATACTTTAATCTAGAAAATCTGCTTAAGTTATTTTGAGCATGTAGTAGGTACTAGTTGCCTTTATCATTACTAAACTTTTAAGAAACATGCAGCACATCTTATAAAGAATATCGATGAATGTGTGAAGGAAGAATTAATTAAGCAAACCATGAatagagtggttaagttttgTTTGCCAAATGACTCTGAAATTATTATGAAGATGGAATTAATAAGAAAACAACACTTCATATTTTTGGCGCCAAGAAAATTTTGGATCATCTCTTTCTCCTAGGGGTGGGAGTTAGGTTCTTCAGAACTTTGGTTTTCCGGTTCTTCATGGGTACACCGAATACCAAACCAAAATTAGTTCGGTATGACTAATTACTTCCTTAATGCCTAAGAAAAGGGTCATTTTCTCTTGAATATGCGAGATGAAAAGCAAAGGGTCATTTTCTCTTGAATATGCGAGATGAAAGCAAAGGGTCATTTTCTCTTGAATACGCGAGATGATGTGAATTCCGCTCATATAGCGTTTTTAATTTCATACATAACAAGTTACATGAAGCATATACTTCATATCAAGTTCCTTCATTAAGAGACGATAATTCCCATTACAAGAACTAAAAAAAAGAATCTCTTCAGCAGTTCTTATGGTGCAATTATTGACTAAGCAACAGCAATTGACCGTGCCTGGAGAAAAACTATGACTATAGAATCATACATGGACTTGCCACATGAGCGATCTCAATGATTTGCATCACTTAACTAACAGAAAATAGGATCCAAAAATAGATAAATTCAAATTTCCAGCAAAAATAACAGCGATAGTAAGAAATCATCAAagacaacaatacaacaaacaacataGGCAgcgtaatcccacaagtgggtaTGGGGAGGATAggatgtacacagaccttacccctacctttgttggatagagaggttgtttccgatagacaataaaagaaataactcaaggacttcaaatttttaaaacatTGTGCTGTTTTTGGAAAGTTCAAATTTCAAACTGAGGTAAGAGTCAAAAGCACCTGTGATTATCACGTCTTTCAGTTTTTGTCCATGGATTAAACTTCCATAGCGTGGTCCACGATGCTCTCTTCCATACCCATATGAAGGTAAGGGAGGCATGAGAGGCCAGTATTTCTCATCCTGTTGCATGCCACAATTACGAATAGAAATACAGAAATAATGTAGCTGCTGTTAATTCTCAactaaaaagaggaaaaaacaaGGCTTCAATTAAGGGAGGTATACTCATGTTTCAGATGAGAGGTTATCAAGTTATTTTGATCGTCAAGAAAACAATTGCGAGAGAACAATATTTCCATGATTGGCACAAAAATGCCGATTTAATAACAAAATTGTAGTTCACTTTCCCTTTGCAAATTATAACTAGCAATCCAAACTGAACTTTGCAGGCAAAAATGTTTCCACATTAAATGTTCCCTACATAGTTATTGCTCGGAACTGACAAGTAAATGGATAATTCTTAAATTAAACTAGTGGGCCCAACAAATTCATTTGTAAATAATTCCTATTTTGTATACAATAGGGCTATCCTAATACACTTCCACCTGTCTATTACTTCCAGGAGAAGGTCCTTATTCAATTACCCCTATCATGACTAGCACACACACACAGAGACACACACTCAGCAATTCGATCTGAAAACTGTTTAGTTTTGGTTTTGTCTTGCTTTGCTTTTTAGCAATGTATATTTGGATTTGGTTTTGGATGAATAAGATTAGTGCATGCTAGAAGGATTGTTTATAAAGAACGGtcgttttttttttacttttgtttcCAGAAAGCAGAACCAGCTTTCTGTTTGGCTTGTCCCCTGAAACGATTTGCACTTGAATCActtatttttacattaattcATTAGG
This sequence is a window from Solanum dulcamara chromosome 10, daSolDulc1.2, whole genome shotgun sequence. Protein-coding genes within it:
- the LOC129870264 gene encoding probable polygalacturonase, with the translated sequence MVETVTSSFWWRWTQPHHHPRRWMPSVFTTHKAIVTVVWIAFLVTVFWWQIDATTGILIFRRIFPAIQLPKLRPVAFNLTDFGGVGDGVTVNTAAFEKAILAIAKLGKKGGGQLNVPPGYWLTAPFNLTSHMTLFLAEGAVILGVDDEKYWPLMPPLPSYGYGREHRGPRYGSLIHGQKLKDVIITGHNGTINGQGQAWWKKFRLKLLNHTRGPLVQIMWSTDILISNITLQDSPFWTLHPYDCKNVTIRNVTILAPIAGAPNTDGIDPDSCEDVLIENCYISVGDDGIAIKSGWDQYGIAYGRPSKNILIRNLVIRSNVSAGVSIGSEMSGGVSNVTVENLFIWNSRRAVRIKTAPGRGGYVRDITYKNLTFENVRVGIVIKTDYNEHADESFDPKAVPLLENISYTTIHGEGVRVPVQIHGSKEIWVRNVTFRDMSVGLTYKKKHIFQCAYVQGRVIGTIFPAPCKNLDLYDEQGHLIRRSDAQNATDIDYDI